The following are encoded in a window of Colletotrichum lupini chromosome 3, complete sequence genomic DNA:
- a CDS encoding TBC domain-containing protein — protein MPPSPPRDPLAHPAHNLSQAKTTELLPPPSPRTHRLRKLQSAHNLGSKAALQLQPLHQPSLISQQRLTQITQRNISPTRRDPSSSSNVARHTRGRSNSDAPAPVIHHINALATGKRSMMGISPKYATMSLQQLIKEGPPEGETIEALGMARRKILSEGIKSDSDGMSTLRIYVWLILLDTPVLPTDDYLGLIHRGASPAYSKIRNDTFRTLTTDPLFRRRVSEASLIRLLNAVAWRLHDVREEQRRERPSTGRSSISQDSSTSTSTATAYSQDPAFSPGARNRARALTLTTEGSESSHAAEPGTYVQGMNVLAAPFLYAARSESEAFIAFYTLLTRECPGYIRGAMDGVHKGLALVDKVLATVDSKLSGYLHSKGLTAEIYAFPSVLTLCACTPPLPEVLRLWDFLFAYGPHLNILCIVAQLMGMRDQLMSSPSPNKLLRSFPSLQADKVIERTLWIIERIPDDTYVAIVAHAH, from the exons ATGCCGCCGAGTCCCCCAAGAGATCCTCTCGCCCATCCGGCGCACAACTTGTCGCAAGCCAAAACCACAGAATTGCTCCCACCACCGTCTCCGCGTACCCATCGCCTTCGCAAACTGCAATCCGCGCATAATCTTGGCTCCAAGGCTGCTCTTCAGCTTCAACCCCTTCATCAACCCTCTTTGATCTCGCAGCAACGCTTGACACAAATCACGCAACGAAATATCTCTCCTACGCGACGCGACCCGAGCTCTTCTTCCAACGTGGCCCGACACACTCGAGGACGATCCAATAGCGATGCGCCGGCGCCTGTTATCCATCATATAAATGCGCTGGCTACGGGCAAGCGCAGCATGATGGGCATCAGCCCCAAGTACGCGACTATGTCTCTCCAACAACTTATTAAAGAGGGTCCCCCCGAAGGAGAGACAATTGAGGCTTTAGGTATGGCTCGTCGCAAAATCTTGAGCGAGGGCATCAAGAGTGATAGCGACGGCATG TCAACCTTACGTATATACGTCTGGCTCATCCTGCTAGATACTCCCGTTCTCCCGACCGATGACTACTTGGGCCTAATTCACCGCGGAGCCTCCCCAGCCTACTCCAAGATTCGCAACGATACCTTTCGAACCCTTACGACTGATCCTTTGTTCAGGCGACGTGTGAGCGAGGCCAGCCTGATTCGCCTCCTCAACGCCGTGGCCTGGCGTCTACACGATGTGCGGGAGGAGCAGCGCAGGGAGCGACCCAGCACTGGAAGAAGCTCCATATCGCAGGACAGCTCGACATCGACGTCGACAGCCACAGCGTACTCGCAAGATCCCGCTTTTTCGCCGGGTGCCAGAAACCGTGCCAGGGCCCTCACCTTGACCACAGAAGGCTCCGAATCCAGCCATGCTGCGGAGCCCGGAACATACGTGCAAGGAATGAACGTGCTGGCCGCGCCTTTTCTATACGCAGCAAGGAGCGAATCCGAGGCCTTCATCGCGTTCTACACACTCCTCACGCGCGAATGCCCCGGCTACATCCGCGGCGCTATGGACGGCGTACACAAGGGTCTGGCGCTGGTTGACAAGGTCCTTGCCACGGTCGACTCGAAGTTAAGCGGCTACTTGCACTCCAAAGGTCTCACGGCTGAGATCTACGCTTTCCCCTCGGTTCTGACGCTATGTGCCTGTACGCCTCCGCTTCCCGAAGTCCTCAGATTGTGGGACTTTCTCTTCGCCTACGGGCCCCATCTGAATATTCTCTGTATTGTAGCCCAGCTGATGGGCATGCGGGATCAGCTCATGAGCTCTCCGAG CCCTAATAAGCTGCTGCGTTCATTCCCTTCGCTGCAAGCCGATAAGGTAATTGAGCGTACGCTGTGGATCATAGAAAGAATCCCAGACGACACCTACGTGGCTATAGTTGCGCACGCCCACTGA